The Mesorhizobium loti DNA segment GCACCATTGCACTGGCAGCCTTGCCGGCCGGGTTCCGGATCATGTCACTGATGATGTTCGTATCCAGCATGAACCGCATCAAAAAATGTCCTCGGCTTCGACAGGCGCATCGTCGATCTCGGGAAAGTCGTCCTCAGGACCAAGCGGCGCCTCTTTCGCCCATTGGGCGAGCAGCGCGGCAAGGCCGGGTTTGCGGACCGGCTCAATGATCAGGCGGTCGCCTTCACGGCTGATCAGAACCTTGTCGCCAGGGAGCTCGAATTCGACAGGAATGCGCACCGCCTGGCTGCGGTTGTTGCGGAACAGTTTCGCCTCCTTCGGTGGCGGCGTTGCTGTGTGGCGATGTTGGGGCATGACTGCCTCCGTTTGTATATGCCATATGTATATGCCAAACAGCAGCTCCAGGCAAGCAACAGAAAAACGCAGGCCGAAGTCTGGAACAGAATTCTAAGGAACCGTTTTGT contains these protein-coding regions:
- a CDS encoding NtrP protein, coding for MPQHRHTATPPPKEAKLFRNNRSQAVRIPVEFELPGDKVLISREGDRLIIEPVRKPGLAALLAQWAKEAPLGPEDDFPEIDDAPVEAEDIF